The following proteins are encoded in a genomic region of Syngnathoides biaculeatus isolate LvHL_M chromosome 15, ASM1980259v1, whole genome shotgun sequence:
- the ganc gene encoding neutral alpha-glucosidase C isoform X3: MTINSRAEADADELAEDNLWRETFRDFVDIKANGPSSIGADLRLHGFQDVFGLPEHADSLRLVDTRDDEPYRLYNLDVFAYEIRSHLGTYGSVPLLVAHKPDRTLGVFWLNASDSFVHINYSQEEDGPLPHTDVHWLSESGVIDCLVLLGPSPAEMYRQYAQLTGFQALPPLFALGYHHSRWDDDTQEDVAEVDAGFDRHRIPYDVMWLDIEHTDGKRFFTWNPKLFPDPAGLQHHLEEKNRKLVVIVDPAVMIDPGWSLYHEGRDGGHFVKDREGKIFEGTSWAGNSHFPDFSNPHTRAWYAKCFALDRYKGSTPSLHAWADMNEPTVFSGPELTLPKDAVQYGGWEHRELHNLYGFYQQMAAVDGLLTRSGGTERPFVLSRAFFAGTQRLGAVWTGDNLSTWEYLKISIPMCLSMCVTGISFCGADIGGFIPEPSPELLVRWYQAACLQPFFRGHSSMNTARREPWLFEEEVTDAIRSVIAERYRLLPYWYTLFYRAHTDGLPVLRPLWMEFPQERSVFSVDHQYMLGEALMACPVTEPGVTELDVLFPEVEQLWYDVKSAEVHQGGGTTKFPVTLETIPVFQRGGTMVCRTVAVGTCTADMKTMSLAITVALDAQGGAKGEVYLDDGHSFAYRDRREFCLRSFRMLAGRLRCRAGGEAGSNGRGGAAVRSVDVLGVRAEPSAVRVHAARGAEGVEVEFEYDPERRELSVGNLELAVDDDWDVHIC; encoded by the exons ATGACAATTAACTCACG gGCCGAGGCAGACGCCGACGAG TTGGCGGAGGATAACCTGTGGCGGGAGACCTTCAGGGACTTTGTGGACATCAAAGCCAACG GACCCAGCAGCATTGGCGCCGACTTGCGTCTCCACGGATTCCAAGACGTGTTCGGCCTGCCGGAACACGCCGACAGTCTCCGTCTGGTTGACACCAG ggATGACGAACCTTACCGACTGTACAACCTGGACGTGTTCGCGTACGAGATCCGCAGCCATCTGGGCACGTACGGCAGCGTCCCGCTCTTGGTGGCCCACAAGCCGGACCGAACACTCGGAGTATTTTGGCTCAACGCCTCTGACTCATTTGTGCACATCAACTACAGCCAG GAAGAAGACGGGCCTCTGCCGCACACAGACGTCCACTGGCTGTCCGAGAGCGGAGTGATCGACTGCCTGGTTTTGCTAGGCCCGAGTCCGGCGGAGATGTATCGCCAGTACGCCCAGCTGACGG GGTTCCAGGCCCTCCCGCCTCTGTTCGCACTCGGGTACCACCATTCGCGCTGGGATGACGACACTCAAGAAGACGTGGCGGAGGTGGACGCCGGCTTCGACCGGCACCGCATCCCGTACGATGTCATGTGGCTGGACATTGAACACACGGACGGGAAGCGCTTCTTCACCTGGAACCCGAAGCTGTTTCCTGACCCAGCCGGCCTCCAACACCACCTGGAGGAGAAGAACAGGAAG TTGGTGGTTATCGTCGATCCCGCCGTCATGATCGATCCCGGTTGGTCGCTGTACCACGAGGGGCGGGACGGAGGGCATTTCGTCAAGGACAGAGAGGGGAAGATATTCGAGGGTACCAGCTGGGCGGGCAACTCTCATTTCCCAGACTTCAGCAACCCTCACACCCGGGCCTGGTACGCCAAGTGCTTCGCCCTGGATCGGTACAAG GGCTCGACGCCGTCTTTGCACGCGTGGGCCGACATGAACGAGCCCACCGTGTTCTCCGGGCCCGAGTTGACGTTGCCGAAGGACGCGGTGCAATATGGGGGCTGGGAACATCGCGAGTTGCACAACCTGTACGGTTTTTACCAG CAAATGGCGGCGGTGGACGGCCTGCTGACGCGCTCCGGCGGCACCGAGAGACCTTTCGTCCTGTCTCGCGCCTTCTTCGCCGGGACCCAGAGACTAG GAGCGGTGTGGACCGGCGACAACCTCTCCACTTGGGAGTATCTGAAGATCTCCATCCCGATGTGTCTGTCCATGTGCGTGACGGGAATCTCGTTTTGCGGAG CCGACATTGGGGGGTTCATCCCGGAGCCGAGCCCCGAGTTGCTGGTCCGCTGGTACCAGGCCGCCTGCCTGCAGCCGTTCTTCCGGGGTCACTCGTCGATGAACACGGCGCGCCGGGAGCCCTGGCTTTTCGAGGAAGAGGTGACCGACGCCATCCGAAGTGTCATCGCAGAGAG GTACCGCCTGCTGCCGTACTGGTACACTCTCTTCTACCGGGCTCACACCGACGGACTTCCCGTGCTCAG GCCTCTGTGGATGGAATTCCCTCAGGAGCGGAGCGTCTTCAGCGTGGACCACCAGTACATGCTCG GAGAAGCGCTGATGGCGTGTCCGGTCACAGAACCCGGCGTTACGGAACTCGACGTCCTGTTTCCCGAAGTGGAGCAG cTTTGGTATGACGTCAAATCAGCGGAGGTTCACCAAGGAGGCGGAACTACGAAGTTTCCGGTAACCTTAGAAACG ATTCCGGTGTTCCAGCGAGGCGGTACGATGGTGTGCCGCACCGTAGCGGTCGGGACTTGTACCGCCGACATGAAGACGATGTCCCTCGCAATCACGGTGGCTCTGGATGCTCAG GGCGGCGCCAAAGGCGAGGTGTACCTGGACGACGGCCACAGCTTCGCGTACCGCGACAGGCGCGAGTTCTGCCTGCGCTCCTTCCGCATGCTGGCGGGACGCCTGCGGTGCCG CGCCGGCGGCGAGGCGGGAAGCAACGGGCGCGGCGGCGCGGCCGTGCGCTCGGTGGACGTCTTGGGGGTGCGGGCGGAGCCGTCGGCGGTGCGGGTTCACGCGGCGCGGGGCGCCGAGGGCGTCGAGGTGGAGTTCGAGTACGACCCGGAGCGACGCGAGCTCAGCGTCGGCAACTTGGAGCTCGCCGTGGACGACGACTGGGACGTCCACATATGTTGA
- the ganc gene encoding neutral alpha-glucosidase C isoform X2 — MKSHQVAFYRRQMQGPKRQYRALLETLVLTEKGARLELLEPDLQSKLLVCVSPCENGTVRIVIDELKPIKARYRVPDVLTREPPCEKVRLEERRPDCVTLSWASGLHRCRVRRLPFRLELLCEDRAAVTFNARSKLWFEALRERPREAEADADELAEDNLWRETFRDFVDIKANGPSSIGADLRLHGFQDVFGLPEHADSLRLVDTRDDEPYRLYNLDVFAYEIRSHLGTYGSVPLLVAHKPDRTLGVFWLNASDSFVHINYSQEEDGPLPHTDVHWLSESGVIDCLVLLGPSPAEMYRQYAQLTGFQALPPLFALGYHHSRWDDDTQEDVAEVDAGFDRHRIPYDVMWLDIEHTDGKRFFTWNPKLFPDPAGLQHHLEEKNRKLVVIVDPAVMIDPGWSLYHEGRDGGHFVKDREGKIFEGTSWAGNSHFPDFSNPHTRAWYAKCFALDRYKGSTPSLHAWADMNEPTVFSGPELTLPKDAVQYGGWEHRELHNLYGFYQQMAAVDGLLTRSGGTERPFVLSRAFFAGTQRLGAVWTGDNLSTWEYLKISIPMCLSMCVTGISFCGADIGGFIPEPSPELLVRWYQAACLQPFFRGHSSMNTARREPWLFEEEVTDAIRSVIAERYRLLPYWYTLFYRAHTDGLPVLRPLWMEFPQERSVFSVDHQYMLGEALMACPVTEPGVTELDVLFPEVEQLWYDVKSAEVHQGGGTTKFPVTLETIPVFQRGGTMVCRTVAVGTCTADMKTMSLAITVALDAQGGAKGEVYLDDGHSFAYRDRREFCLRSFRMLAGRLRCRAGGEAGSNGRGGAAVRSVDVLGVRAEPSAVRVHAARGAEGVEVEFEYDPERRELSVGNLELAVDDDWDVHIC, encoded by the exons ATGAAAAGTCATCAAGTTGCCTTTTACAG ACGTCAGATGCAGGGACCCAAAAGGCAGTACCGAGCCCTCCTGGAGACGCTTGTGCTCACCGAAAAGGGAGCACGCTTGGAGTTGCTGGAACCGGACCTCCAG AGCAAGCTGCTCGTGTGCGTGTCGCCCTGCGAGAACGGCACGGTCCGGATCGTTATCGACGAACTGAAACCCATCAAAGCGCGGTACAGGGTGCCGGACGTGCTCACCCGGGAGCCGCCGTGCGAAAA GGTGAGACTGGAGGAGCGGCGGCCCGATTGCGTGACGCTCTCCTGGGCCTCGGGACTCCACCGGTGTCGGGTGCGGCGCCTCCCCTTCCGCCTGGAGCTCCTCTGCGAGGACCGAGCCGCGGTGACGTTCAACGCGCGGAGCAAACTGTGGTTCGAGGCCCTGCGGGAACGTCCCCGGGA gGCCGAGGCAGACGCCGACGAG TTGGCGGAGGATAACCTGTGGCGGGAGACCTTCAGGGACTTTGTGGACATCAAAGCCAACG GACCCAGCAGCATTGGCGCCGACTTGCGTCTCCACGGATTCCAAGACGTGTTCGGCCTGCCGGAACACGCCGACAGTCTCCGTCTGGTTGACACCAG ggATGACGAACCTTACCGACTGTACAACCTGGACGTGTTCGCGTACGAGATCCGCAGCCATCTGGGCACGTACGGCAGCGTCCCGCTCTTGGTGGCCCACAAGCCGGACCGAACACTCGGAGTATTTTGGCTCAACGCCTCTGACTCATTTGTGCACATCAACTACAGCCAG GAAGAAGACGGGCCTCTGCCGCACACAGACGTCCACTGGCTGTCCGAGAGCGGAGTGATCGACTGCCTGGTTTTGCTAGGCCCGAGTCCGGCGGAGATGTATCGCCAGTACGCCCAGCTGACGG GGTTCCAGGCCCTCCCGCCTCTGTTCGCACTCGGGTACCACCATTCGCGCTGGGATGACGACACTCAAGAAGACGTGGCGGAGGTGGACGCCGGCTTCGACCGGCACCGCATCCCGTACGATGTCATGTGGCTGGACATTGAACACACGGACGGGAAGCGCTTCTTCACCTGGAACCCGAAGCTGTTTCCTGACCCAGCCGGCCTCCAACACCACCTGGAGGAGAAGAACAGGAAG TTGGTGGTTATCGTCGATCCCGCCGTCATGATCGATCCCGGTTGGTCGCTGTACCACGAGGGGCGGGACGGAGGGCATTTCGTCAAGGACAGAGAGGGGAAGATATTCGAGGGTACCAGCTGGGCGGGCAACTCTCATTTCCCAGACTTCAGCAACCCTCACACCCGGGCCTGGTACGCCAAGTGCTTCGCCCTGGATCGGTACAAG GGCTCGACGCCGTCTTTGCACGCGTGGGCCGACATGAACGAGCCCACCGTGTTCTCCGGGCCCGAGTTGACGTTGCCGAAGGACGCGGTGCAATATGGGGGCTGGGAACATCGCGAGTTGCACAACCTGTACGGTTTTTACCAG CAAATGGCGGCGGTGGACGGCCTGCTGACGCGCTCCGGCGGCACCGAGAGACCTTTCGTCCTGTCTCGCGCCTTCTTCGCCGGGACCCAGAGACTAG GAGCGGTGTGGACCGGCGACAACCTCTCCACTTGGGAGTATCTGAAGATCTCCATCCCGATGTGTCTGTCCATGTGCGTGACGGGAATCTCGTTTTGCGGAG CCGACATTGGGGGGTTCATCCCGGAGCCGAGCCCCGAGTTGCTGGTCCGCTGGTACCAGGCCGCCTGCCTGCAGCCGTTCTTCCGGGGTCACTCGTCGATGAACACGGCGCGCCGGGAGCCCTGGCTTTTCGAGGAAGAGGTGACCGACGCCATCCGAAGTGTCATCGCAGAGAG GTACCGCCTGCTGCCGTACTGGTACACTCTCTTCTACCGGGCTCACACCGACGGACTTCCCGTGCTCAG GCCTCTGTGGATGGAATTCCCTCAGGAGCGGAGCGTCTTCAGCGTGGACCACCAGTACATGCTCG GAGAAGCGCTGATGGCGTGTCCGGTCACAGAACCCGGCGTTACGGAACTCGACGTCCTGTTTCCCGAAGTGGAGCAG cTTTGGTATGACGTCAAATCAGCGGAGGTTCACCAAGGAGGCGGAACTACGAAGTTTCCGGTAACCTTAGAAACG ATTCCGGTGTTCCAGCGAGGCGGTACGATGGTGTGCCGCACCGTAGCGGTCGGGACTTGTACCGCCGACATGAAGACGATGTCCCTCGCAATCACGGTGGCTCTGGATGCTCAG GGCGGCGCCAAAGGCGAGGTGTACCTGGACGACGGCCACAGCTTCGCGTACCGCGACAGGCGCGAGTTCTGCCTGCGCTCCTTCCGCATGCTGGCGGGACGCCTGCGGTGCCG CGCCGGCGGCGAGGCGGGAAGCAACGGGCGCGGCGGCGCGGCCGTGCGCTCGGTGGACGTCTTGGGGGTGCGGGCGGAGCCGTCGGCGGTGCGGGTTCACGCGGCGCGGGGCGCCGAGGGCGTCGAGGTGGAGTTCGAGTACGACCCGGAGCGACGCGAGCTCAGCGTCGGCAACTTGGAGCTCGCCGTGGACGACGACTGGGACGTCCACATATGTTGA
- the ganc gene encoding neutral alpha-glucosidase C isoform X1 — protein sequence MVDVKQPIPGGVPGGDGKDKFMKSHQVAFYRRQMQGPKRQYRALLETLVLTEKGARLELLEPDLQSKLLVCVSPCENGTVRIVIDELKPIKARYRVPDVLTREPPCEKVRLEERRPDCVTLSWASGLHRCRVRRLPFRLELLCEDRAAVTFNARSKLWFEALRERPREAEADADELAEDNLWRETFRDFVDIKANGPSSIGADLRLHGFQDVFGLPEHADSLRLVDTRDDEPYRLYNLDVFAYEIRSHLGTYGSVPLLVAHKPDRTLGVFWLNASDSFVHINYSQEEDGPLPHTDVHWLSESGVIDCLVLLGPSPAEMYRQYAQLTGFQALPPLFALGYHHSRWDDDTQEDVAEVDAGFDRHRIPYDVMWLDIEHTDGKRFFTWNPKLFPDPAGLQHHLEEKNRKLVVIVDPAVMIDPGWSLYHEGRDGGHFVKDREGKIFEGTSWAGNSHFPDFSNPHTRAWYAKCFALDRYKGSTPSLHAWADMNEPTVFSGPELTLPKDAVQYGGWEHRELHNLYGFYQQMAAVDGLLTRSGGTERPFVLSRAFFAGTQRLGAVWTGDNLSTWEYLKISIPMCLSMCVTGISFCGADIGGFIPEPSPELLVRWYQAACLQPFFRGHSSMNTARREPWLFEEEVTDAIRSVIAERYRLLPYWYTLFYRAHTDGLPVLRPLWMEFPQERSVFSVDHQYMLGEALMACPVTEPGVTELDVLFPEVEQLWYDVKSAEVHQGGGTTKFPVTLETIPVFQRGGTMVCRTVAVGTCTADMKTMSLAITVALDAQGGAKGEVYLDDGHSFAYRDRREFCLRSFRMLAGRLRCRAGGEAGSNGRGGAAVRSVDVLGVRAEPSAVRVHAARGAEGVEVEFEYDPERRELSVGNLELAVDDDWDVHIC from the exons ATGGTGGACGTGAAACAACCCATTCCCGG TGGCGTACCTGGCGGTGATGGCAAGGACAAGTTCATGAAAAGTCATCAAGTTGCCTTTTACAG ACGTCAGATGCAGGGACCCAAAAGGCAGTACCGAGCCCTCCTGGAGACGCTTGTGCTCACCGAAAAGGGAGCACGCTTGGAGTTGCTGGAACCGGACCTCCAG AGCAAGCTGCTCGTGTGCGTGTCGCCCTGCGAGAACGGCACGGTCCGGATCGTTATCGACGAACTGAAACCCATCAAAGCGCGGTACAGGGTGCCGGACGTGCTCACCCGGGAGCCGCCGTGCGAAAA GGTGAGACTGGAGGAGCGGCGGCCCGATTGCGTGACGCTCTCCTGGGCCTCGGGACTCCACCGGTGTCGGGTGCGGCGCCTCCCCTTCCGCCTGGAGCTCCTCTGCGAGGACCGAGCCGCGGTGACGTTCAACGCGCGGAGCAAACTGTGGTTCGAGGCCCTGCGGGAACGTCCCCGGGA gGCCGAGGCAGACGCCGACGAG TTGGCGGAGGATAACCTGTGGCGGGAGACCTTCAGGGACTTTGTGGACATCAAAGCCAACG GACCCAGCAGCATTGGCGCCGACTTGCGTCTCCACGGATTCCAAGACGTGTTCGGCCTGCCGGAACACGCCGACAGTCTCCGTCTGGTTGACACCAG ggATGACGAACCTTACCGACTGTACAACCTGGACGTGTTCGCGTACGAGATCCGCAGCCATCTGGGCACGTACGGCAGCGTCCCGCTCTTGGTGGCCCACAAGCCGGACCGAACACTCGGAGTATTTTGGCTCAACGCCTCTGACTCATTTGTGCACATCAACTACAGCCAG GAAGAAGACGGGCCTCTGCCGCACACAGACGTCCACTGGCTGTCCGAGAGCGGAGTGATCGACTGCCTGGTTTTGCTAGGCCCGAGTCCGGCGGAGATGTATCGCCAGTACGCCCAGCTGACGG GGTTCCAGGCCCTCCCGCCTCTGTTCGCACTCGGGTACCACCATTCGCGCTGGGATGACGACACTCAAGAAGACGTGGCGGAGGTGGACGCCGGCTTCGACCGGCACCGCATCCCGTACGATGTCATGTGGCTGGACATTGAACACACGGACGGGAAGCGCTTCTTCACCTGGAACCCGAAGCTGTTTCCTGACCCAGCCGGCCTCCAACACCACCTGGAGGAGAAGAACAGGAAG TTGGTGGTTATCGTCGATCCCGCCGTCATGATCGATCCCGGTTGGTCGCTGTACCACGAGGGGCGGGACGGAGGGCATTTCGTCAAGGACAGAGAGGGGAAGATATTCGAGGGTACCAGCTGGGCGGGCAACTCTCATTTCCCAGACTTCAGCAACCCTCACACCCGGGCCTGGTACGCCAAGTGCTTCGCCCTGGATCGGTACAAG GGCTCGACGCCGTCTTTGCACGCGTGGGCCGACATGAACGAGCCCACCGTGTTCTCCGGGCCCGAGTTGACGTTGCCGAAGGACGCGGTGCAATATGGGGGCTGGGAACATCGCGAGTTGCACAACCTGTACGGTTTTTACCAG CAAATGGCGGCGGTGGACGGCCTGCTGACGCGCTCCGGCGGCACCGAGAGACCTTTCGTCCTGTCTCGCGCCTTCTTCGCCGGGACCCAGAGACTAG GAGCGGTGTGGACCGGCGACAACCTCTCCACTTGGGAGTATCTGAAGATCTCCATCCCGATGTGTCTGTCCATGTGCGTGACGGGAATCTCGTTTTGCGGAG CCGACATTGGGGGGTTCATCCCGGAGCCGAGCCCCGAGTTGCTGGTCCGCTGGTACCAGGCCGCCTGCCTGCAGCCGTTCTTCCGGGGTCACTCGTCGATGAACACGGCGCGCCGGGAGCCCTGGCTTTTCGAGGAAGAGGTGACCGACGCCATCCGAAGTGTCATCGCAGAGAG GTACCGCCTGCTGCCGTACTGGTACACTCTCTTCTACCGGGCTCACACCGACGGACTTCCCGTGCTCAG GCCTCTGTGGATGGAATTCCCTCAGGAGCGGAGCGTCTTCAGCGTGGACCACCAGTACATGCTCG GAGAAGCGCTGATGGCGTGTCCGGTCACAGAACCCGGCGTTACGGAACTCGACGTCCTGTTTCCCGAAGTGGAGCAG cTTTGGTATGACGTCAAATCAGCGGAGGTTCACCAAGGAGGCGGAACTACGAAGTTTCCGGTAACCTTAGAAACG ATTCCGGTGTTCCAGCGAGGCGGTACGATGGTGTGCCGCACCGTAGCGGTCGGGACTTGTACCGCCGACATGAAGACGATGTCCCTCGCAATCACGGTGGCTCTGGATGCTCAG GGCGGCGCCAAAGGCGAGGTGTACCTGGACGACGGCCACAGCTTCGCGTACCGCGACAGGCGCGAGTTCTGCCTGCGCTCCTTCCGCATGCTGGCGGGACGCCTGCGGTGCCG CGCCGGCGGCGAGGCGGGAAGCAACGGGCGCGGCGGCGCGGCCGTGCGCTCGGTGGACGTCTTGGGGGTGCGGGCGGAGCCGTCGGCGGTGCGGGTTCACGCGGCGCGGGGCGCCGAGGGCGTCGAGGTGGAGTTCGAGTACGACCCGGAGCGACGCGAGCTCAGCGTCGGCAACTTGGAGCTCGCCGTGGACGACGACTGGGACGTCCACATATGTTGA